Proteins from one Paenibacillus amylolyticus genomic window:
- a CDS encoding GNAT family N-acetyltransferase has translation MEHIKEHHMRSIFKSGHRITVEGPVQAEEISRLAFHSDLDAFRRPTEQQEALAEIAALPEGRIIIAHENETIIGYVTFHYADDCERWSEGNMTDLIELGAIEVADDYRSLGIGREMLLTALEDHYMENYIIFTTEYYWHWDLKGSGLDVWDYRKMMERLMQTIDMTWYATDDPEICSHPANCLMVRIGSQVPITSEEQFDRVRFRHRFMY, from the coding sequence ATGGAACATATCAAAGAACATCACATGCGTTCCATCTTCAAGTCCGGCCATCGGATTACGGTTGAAGGCCCCGTGCAGGCCGAGGAGATCAGCCGCCTTGCCTTCCACTCGGACCTGGATGCCTTTCGGCGCCCAACGGAGCAGCAGGAAGCTCTGGCGGAGATCGCAGCATTGCCTGAAGGTCGAATTATCATTGCACACGAAAATGAAACGATTATCGGCTATGTAACCTTCCACTACGCGGATGATTGTGAACGCTGGTCGGAGGGCAATATGACTGATCTGATTGAGCTTGGGGCAATCGAGGTTGCAGACGACTATCGTTCGCTCGGCATTGGACGCGAGATGTTGCTTACCGCTCTGGAAGATCACTACATGGAGAACTACATTATTTTCACCACAGAATATTATTGGCATTGGGACCTGAAGGGCAGCGGATTGGACGTATGGGATTATCGCAAAATGATGGAGAGGCTGATGCAAACGATTGACATGACCTGGTATGCAACAGACGATCCTGAGATCTGTTCACATCCTGCGAACTGTTTGATGGTACGGATCGGAAGTCAGGTGCCTATCACATCGGAAGAACAGTTTGATCGTGTACGCTTCCGCCATCGGTTCATGTACTGA
- a CDS encoding sensor domain-containing diguanylate cyclase: protein MLEHLRSLPASLNSRSSGDSASFAASRSHEEHVLWMQKMDITPFDFSYLGSLLEQAYSDWNSRVGSSLARKSTFYSVWNTEGDCISYDSNLEADPGVDARRLVLECLHKRQVLSLNGTSERGEYHIITHPLFSRTNKDMFAVFTAVIYESNQYETSEAVVQSEALHYHTCFYRRFEYIFMTDLLHAHEQTAREEHRRSILFQIVQRMHDKMDVEAILDEVFDSMDYLYPATYIKLYMSQDQSNSDPRIKPLLVHEQGEDICVRSFTEGKLIVARSDDAENRIVDVGIPLKGKQGIYGVFHIEMNEEIMEESDLQLITMMVDTAGTAFENAKLHEQSNMLIQELRLINDLTQRLNKSLHLSEIYQLSEQELKEIFQAETCCILQLNDSTNDFEVMSSNVKDVFHQSFSVDYGIAGLVYRTEEPLIIPNYAQYDKVSSFFMEDTGSMSLIASPIRVNGEVKGAILLGHSREHYFSYDNYRLLQMLSIHIGIALSNATLHAEVRRLANLDMLTGLYVRHYLDSVIHERQAHEFCGSLIVVDIDQFKQVNDTFGHQTGDQVLKQVSEIVTSSVRPQDVCARWGGEELAIYMPQVSVRQALDYAEVIRQRVAEETRPLVTVSSGIAEWNWMDEKVSVESLFYRADMALYSAKNGGRNRIVVEEQNVTR from the coding sequence ATGTTAGAACATCTAAGAAGTTTACCTGCCAGCTTGAATTCACGAAGTTCGGGCGATTCCGCATCTTTTGCCGCTTCTCGTTCTCATGAAGAGCATGTGTTGTGGATGCAAAAAATGGATATCACACCTTTTGATTTTTCATATTTGGGCAGCTTGCTAGAGCAGGCATACAGTGACTGGAACTCCAGAGTGGGATCGAGCCTTGCCAGGAAATCGACCTTTTACAGCGTGTGGAACACGGAAGGCGACTGCATATCATATGATAGCAATCTTGAAGCTGACCCGGGCGTGGATGCACGCAGGCTGGTATTGGAATGTTTGCATAAGAGACAGGTCCTGTCCCTCAATGGGACAAGCGAACGTGGAGAATATCATATAATAACACATCCCTTATTCTCCAGAACGAACAAGGATATGTTTGCCGTATTCACTGCTGTGATCTATGAATCCAATCAATATGAAACGTCTGAAGCTGTGGTTCAATCTGAGGCATTGCATTATCACACCTGCTTTTACCGAAGATTTGAATACATATTTATGACGGACCTGTTACATGCTCATGAACAAACTGCACGTGAGGAACACCGGAGGTCCATCCTCTTTCAGATTGTCCAGCGCATGCATGACAAAATGGATGTCGAGGCCATATTGGATGAGGTATTTGACAGTATGGACTACTTGTACCCGGCCACTTATATCAAATTGTATATGTCTCAGGATCAGAGCAATTCTGATCCGCGGATTAAACCGTTGCTTGTCCATGAGCAAGGAGAAGATATATGTGTGCGTTCATTTACAGAAGGCAAGCTGATCGTTGCTCGCTCTGATGATGCAGAGAACCGGATTGTGGATGTAGGGATTCCGTTGAAAGGCAAACAGGGCATATACGGTGTGTTCCATATCGAAATGAATGAAGAGATTATGGAAGAATCGGATCTGCAATTGATCACGATGATGGTTGACACCGCAGGTACGGCCTTTGAGAATGCCAAATTGCATGAGCAATCCAACATGTTAATTCAGGAGCTTCGTCTAATTAATGATCTTACACAGCGGTTAAATAAGAGTCTGCATCTTTCCGAGATTTATCAATTGTCCGAGCAAGAGTTAAAAGAAATATTCCAGGCTGAAACGTGTTGTATTCTTCAACTCAACGACAGTACGAATGACTTTGAAGTCATGTCATCCAACGTGAAGGATGTTTTTCACCAATCCTTTTCTGTAGATTACGGTATCGCAGGTTTGGTGTATCGAACAGAGGAACCGCTTATTATACCCAATTATGCGCAATACGATAAAGTATCCTCCTTCTTCATGGAAGATACGGGGTCCATGTCACTGATCGCATCACCGATCAGAGTCAATGGTGAAGTGAAGGGTGCCATTTTGCTGGGACATAGTAGGGAGCATTATTTTTCATATGATAACTATCGGCTCTTACAGATGTTATCCATTCATATCGGCATTGCCTTGTCAAATGCGACGCTGCATGCCGAGGTTCGTCGTTTGGCTAATCTGGACATGTTGACAGGTCTGTACGTGCGGCATTATCTGGATAGTGTGATTCACGAGCGACAGGCTCATGAATTCTGTGGTTCCCTCATTGTGGTGGATATTGATCAGTTCAAACAGGTGAATGATACATTCGGCCACCAGACGGGAGATCAAGTATTGAAACAAGTGAGTGAGATCGTCACCAGTTCTGTTCGCCCTCAGGATGTCTGCGCCAGATGGGGTGGAGAAGAACTGGCGATTTATATGCCCCAGGTGAGCGTAAGGCAGGCGCTGGATTATGCGGAAGTGATTCGACAGAGAGTCGCCGAGGAGACCAGACCTCTCGTCACGGTATCCAGTGGCATCGCAGAATGGAATTGGATGGATGAGAAGGTTAGTGTGGAGTCGCTGTTTTATCGGGCTGACATGGCTCTGTACAGCGCCAAGAACGGTGGTCGGAACAGAATCGTTGTCGAAGAACAGAATGTAACACGTTAA
- the rpsD gene encoding 30S ribosomal protein S4 codes for MARYTGPKFKLSRRLGISLSGTGKELKRPFPPGQHGANQRRKMSNYGMQLQEKQKLRHMYGLGEKQFRTLFSKAQKMQGIAGENFMFLLECRLDNLVYRLGFANSRAGARQLVAHGHVTVNGKKVDIASYQVSTGDVIGLREKSRALSSVKEALEGRSHLPAYVEYNEAAVEGKFIRLPERAELSQDIDEKQIVEFYNR; via the coding sequence ATGGCACGTTACACTGGTCCTAAATTTAAATTGAGCCGTCGCCTCGGCATTTCCCTTAGCGGAACAGGCAAAGAATTGAAACGTCCTTTCCCTCCAGGTCAGCACGGAGCTAACCAACGCAGAAAAATGAGCAACTACGGTATGCAATTGCAAGAAAAACAAAAATTGCGCCACATGTACGGTTTGGGCGAGAAGCAATTCCGCACACTGTTCTCTAAAGCTCAAAAAATGCAAGGTATTGCCGGTGAGAACTTCATGTTCTTGCTTGAGTGCCGCCTTGACAACCTCGTTTACCGCCTTGGATTTGCTAACTCCCGCGCTGGAGCGCGTCAGTTGGTAGCACACGGTCACGTAACTGTAAACGGCAAAAAAGTCGATATCGCTTCTTACCAAGTAAGCACTGGCGATGTAATCGGCTTGCGTGAGAAGAGCCGCGCTCTTTCTTCCGTTAAAGAAGCTTTGGAAGGTCGTTCGCATCTTCCAGCATACGTTGAATACAACGAAGCTGCTGTAGAAGGTAAATTCATCCGCTTGCCTGAGCGCGCTGAATTGTCCCAAGACATCGATGAAAAACAAATCGTCGAGTTCTACAACCGTTAA
- a CDS encoding methyl-accepting chemotaxis protein, producing MHFFRNRKLAVKLGLLLGIVLLCCIGALITFNTKSIYDKSLQYGESVAGQAANRATNEFMTDINQVKNTLDTMSTTLLDAAQNGSLNREEVVRLLEQYLKKDEKVFGFYTGWEPNAFDGNDADHVNKEEYDDDTGRFVPYVVRDGNSLLFEPMPTYEGSGETSTYYQQPKKTKSIYWSEPVTYTVGGKETLLVSIVLPLLDENQTFLGIVGADFTIDRFQQNIASLNPDQGYAMLITSEGQIAAHGSKPELAHEGAVIPPDIKTVIQRIQAGESQFYANDPEAGDELFIAETANLQGTDSNWYLVSALPKSHILQPFYESLNWSILIAALAILLLAGVVTYTIISIVRQLNQVNIVAGQLAGGDLTQKLPVRSKDEFGVMAGHMNQMMDTLRHTISVISEHALSVGSTSQQLSASAEETGKAAELIALTGVEVADKAGRQVQELQESSRSMNEISEGIGRIAQAASDVSDSSRAVAERTTVGTDKIQSAMRMVDSATSSVQTSMTALENFRQRSEEIGHITGMITEVSRQTNLLALNASIEASRAGEHGRGFGVVASEIRNLAEQSRRSAAQIAALIHNVQQEVLSLVENMEQGNAEVSHIAEVINESGELFLSISSQISDVNEQVEHVSAIAQQMSAGSQQVDATLVQLKTIGHETADHATRVASASEEQLASMEQITAASAALANLTQELLKLIQRFKT from the coding sequence ATGCATTTTTTTCGCAATCGCAAGCTTGCTGTCAAGCTCGGACTTCTACTCGGAATTGTATTACTCTGCTGTATTGGAGCCCTGATTACATTTAACACCAAGTCCATTTACGACAAAAGCCTGCAGTACGGCGAAAGTGTGGCTGGACAGGCAGCCAATCGGGCTACGAACGAGTTTATGACAGATATCAATCAGGTCAAAAACACATTGGACACCATGAGCACTACGTTATTGGACGCCGCCCAGAACGGCTCACTCAATCGCGAGGAAGTCGTTAGACTCCTTGAACAGTATCTGAAAAAGGATGAGAAAGTTTTTGGCTTTTATACGGGCTGGGAACCTAATGCCTTTGATGGAAACGATGCCGATCATGTCAACAAAGAAGAATATGATGATGATACGGGTCGATTCGTTCCATATGTTGTACGCGATGGCAACTCCCTGCTTTTTGAGCCTATGCCCACTTATGAGGGAAGCGGTGAAACCAGTACTTACTATCAGCAGCCAAAGAAAACCAAATCCATCTATTGGTCCGAGCCGGTTACCTATACGGTTGGCGGTAAAGAAACACTACTTGTTTCGATTGTCCTCCCCCTATTAGATGAGAATCAAACTTTTCTCGGTATTGTTGGGGCAGACTTTACCATTGATCGTTTTCAGCAAAATATAGCATCACTTAATCCGGATCAGGGTTATGCCATGCTTATTACGAGCGAAGGACAGATTGCTGCACACGGCTCCAAACCGGAACTGGCTCATGAAGGAGCCGTCATTCCACCTGATATAAAGACAGTCATTCAGCGTATACAAGCTGGCGAGTCCCAGTTTTACGCCAATGACCCTGAAGCAGGGGATGAACTGTTTATTGCCGAAACCGCCAATTTACAAGGAACAGATTCGAACTGGTACCTTGTATCCGCGCTGCCAAAGAGCCATATCCTTCAACCTTTCTATGAGAGCTTGAACTGGTCCATCCTGATAGCTGCACTGGCAATACTTCTGCTTGCAGGTGTGGTTACCTACACCATCATCTCCATTGTAAGACAGTTGAATCAAGTCAACATCGTCGCTGGACAGTTGGCTGGCGGAGATCTGACACAAAAGTTACCTGTACGATCCAAAGATGAATTTGGCGTCATGGCGGGTCATATGAATCAAATGATGGATACACTGCGTCATACCATATCCGTTATTTCCGAACATGCCCTATCTGTGGGCTCCACCTCTCAACAGTTAAGCGCAAGTGCTGAAGAAACAGGGAAAGCTGCCGAACTGATTGCATTAACAGGAGTCGAAGTTGCAGATAAAGCAGGTAGACAGGTGCAGGAGCTGCAAGAGTCCTCCCGTTCCATGAATGAAATATCTGAAGGGATCGGAAGAATTGCACAGGCAGCCTCCGATGTATCCGATTCATCCCGAGCTGTGGCTGAGCGAACAACGGTTGGAACCGATAAGATTCAGTCCGCCATGCGTATGGTCGATAGTGCCACCTCTTCTGTACAGACATCCATGACTGCTCTGGAGAATTTCCGTCAACGTTCTGAAGAGATTGGCCATATTACAGGCATGATTACAGAAGTTAGCCGTCAAACCAATCTTCTTGCACTTAATGCTTCCATTGAAGCATCACGTGCAGGGGAACACGGGCGAGGATTCGGTGTTGTTGCTTCCGAGATTCGTAATCTGGCCGAACAATCCAGAAGATCAGCAGCGCAGATTGCAGCATTGATTCATAACGTTCAGCAAGAGGTTCTTTCTCTCGTTGAAAATATGGAACAGGGAAATGCCGAGGTTAGCCATATAGCGGAAGTAATTAATGAGAGTGGTGAACTATTCCTCTCCATCTCATCACAGATTTCAGATGTGAATGAGCAGGTTGAGCATGTATCAGCCATTGCACAACAGATGTCAGCTGGATCACAGCAGGTTGATGCCACGTTGGTGCAGCTCAAAACCATTGGTCATGAGACAGCAGATCATGCAACTCGTGTAGCTTCTGCCTCTGAAGAACAGCTTGCATCCATGGAACAGATTACAGCAGCATCTGCCGCTCTCGCTAATCTTACGCAGGAACTGCTTAAACTGATTCAACGCTTCAAAACCTAA
- a CDS encoding transglycosylase domain-containing protein: MVDVNKKKPDEQPVRKRSFARRLGSFVKWMVVLGFMGVLFVGGALMGYVSSIVKDEPVRSRALIEQKVSENSITGFAYFADGSPIGQLRTEEDRRPVTTDQIPQKVIDAVISIEDNHFYEHKGVDMSGTLRAVKQKVLKESVQTGGSTLTQQLARRVFLNLDRTEDRKVKEILLSLRLERFLTKDEIMTAYLNKVPFGNGSSGYNVYGIKAAAKGLFNINDLEKVNIAQAAYLAGLPQLPSSYSAFNGKGDFVEENFDRAINRQHLVLRRMLELGKINQSEYDEALAFDIKSSLAPKTVKAYNTYPYLMMETERQAAQILMKQLNSDTAESTDKATDADTPQKESSALLEEAQTQLRTGGYRIYTTINKSIYKTMRTIAEDDSNFSADDPVKGKEQTAAMLINHKTGAILGMIEGRDFQDEQMNYATQMIRQPGSTMKPIAAYLPALDEGLVQPASIIDDSPIILKSGPSGYHIAKNANNRYQGLVTARRALNYSLNIPALKLFNEEVGIDKAWAFAKKLGITTIQKEDYQAQTGVLGGLQYGVTVEELTSAYGAIANNGVYNDSYMISKIVDSKGNIVYKHDTEPVQAFSEQTAYLMTDMLRTVITEGTADKVRENYKYSKSVPIVGKTGSTQNYADVWFEGYTPDVTLGVWVGYKQPVNTLESKSQRKRAQQLWSKILNEVIDTQKDLFVTDSFKKPSGIETRTVSAYSGKLPTSMTDKFVTDIFNSKFVPKDSDDGVAKAKYITYNGVNYIPRDGTPSDMLKEKTVIKRKKPISDLIKELQNAFTRMSRHESLAYYLPEDADADMPTQIDPRTDNGKTPDAPGNVRISTSGDRAVITFNATPENDVVGYRLYRSVNGGGFQNQGQVVLTGESRSFSAYAAQGGNFAFYVTAVDVAGRESAPSATVNSAGSVPPAVEEEINEPIEVPGTIITPEESQTDNTPSTAPGTPGQVSVSALSQGLRIQWASTPNADSYAVYYSETGSAPYTKIGTTAGNTMDYGVPASTSGWFKVSASNSVGESEPSAAVHFQP, from the coding sequence ATGGTTGATGTTAATAAGAAAAAGCCCGATGAACAGCCTGTACGCAAACGCAGCTTTGCCCGCAGACTGGGAAGTTTCGTCAAATGGATGGTTGTCCTTGGATTTATGGGCGTACTATTTGTAGGCGGTGCTTTGATGGGATACGTCAGTTCCATTGTGAAAGACGAGCCTGTCCGTTCAAGGGCCCTGATTGAACAAAAAGTCAGCGAAAACTCCATCACAGGCTTTGCTTACTTTGCCGACGGCAGTCCGATCGGTCAATTACGTACGGAAGAAGACAGGCGTCCGGTCACTACAGACCAGATTCCACAAAAGGTTATTGATGCAGTCATTTCGATTGAAGACAATCATTTTTACGAACATAAAGGTGTAGACATGAGCGGAACACTACGTGCCGTGAAACAAAAAGTACTGAAAGAATCAGTACAAACCGGTGGTAGTACACTGACTCAGCAATTGGCACGTCGTGTGTTTTTGAATCTGGATCGCACGGAAGATCGGAAAGTGAAAGAAATTTTGCTCTCACTCCGACTCGAACGTTTCCTGACCAAAGACGAAATCATGACAGCCTATCTGAACAAGGTTCCTTTTGGTAATGGCTCCAGCGGATACAACGTTTACGGGATCAAAGCCGCCGCCAAAGGATTGTTCAATATTAATGATCTAGAAAAAGTCAACATTGCTCAGGCTGCTTATCTTGCTGGATTGCCTCAACTCCCCTCCTCTTACTCCGCATTTAACGGTAAAGGTGATTTTGTAGAGGAAAATTTTGACCGCGCAATCAACCGTCAGCATCTGGTATTGCGCCGTATGCTTGAACTGGGCAAGATTAATCAGTCCGAGTACGACGAAGCTCTTGCCTTTGATATCAAAAGCTCACTCGCTCCGAAAACCGTCAAAGCTTACAACACTTATCCATATCTTATGATGGAAACGGAACGACAAGCTGCACAGATTTTGATGAAACAGTTGAATTCCGACACAGCTGAATCTACAGACAAAGCTACGGATGCAGACACACCTCAGAAGGAAAGCAGCGCGTTATTAGAGGAAGCTCAGACGCAACTGCGAACAGGTGGATATCGTATTTACACGACCATCAACAAAAGCATCTATAAAACGATGCGTACCATTGCGGAAGATGACAGCAACTTCTCAGCAGATGATCCTGTCAAAGGGAAAGAACAAACTGCTGCCATGCTGATTAATCACAAAACCGGTGCCATCCTGGGCATGATTGAAGGACGGGATTTCCAGGATGAACAGATGAACTATGCAACACAGATGATACGTCAGCCAGGTTCAACGATGAAACCTATCGCTGCTTATCTTCCTGCGCTAGATGAAGGTCTTGTTCAGCCAGCTTCAATTATTGATGACTCGCCGATCATCTTGAAAAGCGGTCCTAGCGGGTACCATATTGCGAAAAATGCCAATAACCGTTACCAAGGACTTGTTACGGCCCGCAGAGCACTGAATTACTCACTTAATATTCCGGCTTTGAAGTTGTTCAATGAAGAAGTCGGGATCGACAAAGCATGGGCCTTTGCCAAAAAATTAGGAATTACCACTATTCAGAAGGAAGACTATCAGGCTCAGACCGGTGTTCTCGGAGGACTCCAATACGGTGTAACCGTTGAAGAACTGACCAGTGCCTATGGTGCCATCGCCAATAATGGTGTATATAACGATTCCTACATGATCAGCAAAATTGTAGATTCCAAAGGCAACATCGTCTATAAACACGATACTGAACCTGTTCAAGCCTTCTCAGAGCAGACAGCATACCTCATGACGGATATGCTGCGGACCGTTATTACGGAAGGAACGGCAGATAAAGTACGTGAGAATTACAAATATTCGAAGAGTGTGCCGATTGTAGGTAAAACGGGTTCCACTCAAAACTATGCAGATGTCTGGTTTGAAGGTTATACACCCGATGTCACACTTGGCGTGTGGGTTGGATACAAGCAGCCAGTAAATACGCTGGAGAGCAAATCACAGCGGAAACGTGCACAGCAACTGTGGTCGAAAATCCTGAATGAAGTGATCGATACGCAAAAAGATCTGTTCGTCACGGATTCGTTCAAAAAACCGTCTGGCATCGAAACGCGTACCGTATCGGCTTACAGCGGCAAGTTGCCAACATCCATGACTGACAAATTTGTTACGGATATTTTCAACAGCAAGTTTGTTCCAAAAGATAGCGATGATGGTGTCGCCAAAGCCAAATACATCACTTACAATGGTGTAAACTACATTCCGCGTGACGGAACACCTTCGGACATGTTGAAGGAAAAAACAGTAATCAAACGTAAAAAACCAATCTCGGATCTCATCAAAGAATTGCAAAATGCATTCACACGTATGAGTCGACATGAGTCACTTGCCTATTATCTTCCTGAAGATGCTGATGCAGACATGCCGACACAGATTGATCCAAGAACAGATAACGGCAAAACTCCCGATGCACCGGGTAACGTACGCATCTCAACCTCGGGTGACAGAGCTGTCATTACATTTAATGCCACACCTGAAAATGATGTCGTGGGTTATCGTTTGTATCGTTCTGTGAACGGTGGAGGATTCCAGAACCAGGGTCAGGTTGTTCTGACTGGTGAATCCAGATCATTCTCTGCATATGCAGCACAAGGCGGTAACTTCGCCTTCTATGTAACCGCAGTGGATGTTGCAGGCAGAGAGTCCGCTCCTAGCGCTACTGTAAATAGTGCTGGAAGTGTACCTCCTGCTGTGGAAGAAGAGATTAATGAGCCGATTGAAGTTCCAGGCACAATCATTACGCCGGAAGAATCGCAGACGGATAATACGCCATCGACAGCCCCAGGCACACCTGGTCAAGTCAGCGTATCTGCCCTCTCTCAGGGACTGCGCATTCAATGGGCATCAACGCCAAACGCAGATAGTTATGCTGTATATTACAGTGAAACAGGCTCGGCTCCTTACACCAAAATTGGAACAACAGCGGGAAATACCATGGATTATGGAGTACCCGCATCGACCAGTGGATGGTTCAAGGTATCTGCCAGTAACAGTGTAGGTGAATCCGAACCTTCTGCTGCCGTACATTTTCAACCCTGA